The following proteins are encoded in a genomic region of Haloarcula marina:
- a CDS encoding glycoside hydrolase family 3 N-terminal domain-containing protein — MQSRGEQPLYRDDTVSTSKRVADLLERMTLEEKVGQLVGTWAGHLSEFKDIDDVADEIREHNVGAVASFGWGGAVDMRLDDIVEHVNRLQEVALSETRLGIPLLFNVDAVHGHAYVAEGTAFPNGLGAAATWDVDGVERAAGITATEVRRSGAHQNYSPTCDVARDPRWGRTFETFGESPYLCAKLAAAKVRGYQGDGIEDSSSVVATAKHFPAYSEPERGEDAAPVEVSDYLLRNVFLPSFLDVLDEDVESVMPSYNAIDGEPSHGSRRYLTDLLRGTLGFDGTVVSDWNGVRMLHDDHKITADHRESVRQTREAGLDIASVDAIDHAEHLVSLVEDGEVAEAVIDDSVERILDQKFRLGLFEDAFVDPSEARDIVGAEAHRDAALDAARDSMTLLQNEDLLPLSDDADVLVAGPNADDVVHQLGGWSVPDAEGTDVVTIRDGVEDATSGDVVYEQGATMNDPVDVDAAVDTATDADVAVVALGEPWYLHEFGPTVDTGTEPDEFPNRHTLHLPDAQRELVEAIHETGTPVVGVLVTGRPLVVDWMAENVPALLMAYYPGTMGGQAVAETLFGENDPSGRLPITIPKSEGHLQARFNHFPHPTPIGQEEHPSSYDPLFEFGHGLSYAEFEYGDVELTDSTIGPHETTTVRVPVENVSDRAGTDVVQVYATDHASSHVTPVRELRGFERVSLDGGETTTAEIELDAAELGRVDSDGVRQTEAGRYSVHVGDQTVELSIETTYD, encoded by the coding sequence ATGCAGTCAAGAGGCGAGCAACCACTGTATAGAGACGACACTGTCTCCACCTCGAAACGCGTCGCTGACCTCCTCGAACGAATGACGCTCGAAGAGAAGGTCGGGCAGTTGGTGGGGACGTGGGCGGGCCACCTCAGCGAGTTCAAGGACATCGACGACGTGGCCGACGAAATCCGCGAGCACAACGTCGGCGCCGTCGCCTCGTTCGGGTGGGGCGGCGCGGTGGACATGCGACTCGACGACATCGTCGAACACGTAAACCGCCTGCAGGAAGTCGCCCTCTCGGAGACCCGCCTCGGGATTCCGCTGTTGTTCAACGTCGACGCCGTCCACGGCCACGCCTACGTCGCGGAGGGCACGGCCTTTCCCAACGGCCTCGGGGCCGCGGCGACGTGGGACGTAGACGGCGTCGAGCGAGCGGCGGGCATCACGGCGACGGAGGTACGCCGAAGCGGCGCCCACCAGAACTACTCGCCGACCTGCGACGTGGCCCGCGACCCCCGGTGGGGCCGCACCTTCGAGACGTTCGGCGAGAGCCCCTACCTCTGTGCGAAACTGGCGGCCGCGAAAGTCCGCGGGTATCAGGGCGACGGCATCGAGGATTCGTCGTCCGTCGTCGCGACGGCGAAGCACTTCCCGGCCTACAGCGAACCCGAACGCGGCGAGGACGCCGCGCCCGTCGAAGTCTCCGACTATCTCCTCCGCAACGTCTTCCTCCCGTCGTTCCTCGACGTTCTCGACGAGGACGTCGAGTCGGTGATGCCCTCCTACAACGCCATCGACGGCGAACCGTCCCACGGGTCGCGGCGCTACCTGACGGACCTGCTCCGCGGGACCCTCGGTTTCGACGGCACCGTCGTCTCCGACTGGAACGGCGTCCGGATGCTCCACGACGACCACAAGATTACCGCCGACCACCGCGAATCGGTGCGACAGACCCGGGAGGCCGGACTCGACATCGCCTCCGTCGACGCTATCGACCACGCCGAGCACCTCGTCTCGCTGGTCGAAGACGGCGAAGTTGCCGAGGCCGTCATCGACGACAGCGTCGAGCGAATCCTCGACCAGAAGTTCCGACTCGGCCTGTTCGAGGACGCCTTCGTCGACCCGAGCGAGGCGCGAGACATCGTCGGTGCGGAGGCCCACCGCGACGCGGCCCTCGACGCGGCCCGCGACTCGATGACGCTCCTCCAGAACGAGGACCTCCTCCCGCTCTCCGACGACGCGGACGTTCTCGTCGCCGGGCCGAACGCGGACGACGTGGTTCACCAACTCGGCGGGTGGAGCGTTCCCGACGCCGAGGGGACCGACGTGGTGACAATTCGCGACGGCGTCGAGGACGCCACCTCGGGCGATGTCGTCTACGAACAGGGCGCGACGATGAACGATCCGGTCGACGTGGACGCGGCCGTCGATACCGCCACAGACGCCGACGTGGCCGTCGTCGCCCTCGGCGAACCGTGGTACCTCCACGAGTTCGGTCCGACGGTCGACACGGGGACGGAACCCGACGAGTTCCCGAACCGCCACACGCTCCACCTCCCGGACGCCCAGCGCGAACTCGTCGAAGCGATTCACGAGACGGGGACGCCCGTCGTCGGCGTGTTGGTCACCGGCCGACCGCTCGTCGTCGACTGGATGGCCGAGAACGTCCCGGCGCTCCTCATGGCGTACTACCCCGGGACGATGGGCGGGCAGGCCGTCGCCGAGACGCTGTTCGGCGAGAACGACCCGAGCGGTCGCCTCCCCATCACCATCCCGAAGTCCGAGGGTCACCTGCAGGCACGGTTCAACCACTTCCCGCACCCGACGCCGATCGGGCAGGAGGAACACCCCTCCTCGTACGACCCGCTGTTCGAGTTCGGCCACGGCCTCAGTTACGCCGAGTTCGAGTACGGCGACGTGGAACTGACCGACTCGACCATCGGCCCGCACGAGACGACGACGGTCAGAGTTCCGGTCGAGAACGTCAGCGACCGAGCGGGCACCGATGTCGTGCAGGTGTACGCTACCGACCACGCGAGTTCGCACGTTACGCCGGTCCGCGAACTCCGTGGCTTCGAGCGCGTCTCGCTCGACGGCGGTGAGACGACGACGGCAGAAATCGAACTCGACGCGGCCGAACTCGGCCGGGTCGACAGCGACGGCGTCCGCCAGACCGAGGCGGGCAGATACTCGGTCCACGTCGGCGACCAGACGGTCGAACTCTCTATCGAGACGACCTACGACTGA
- a CDS encoding TrmB family transcriptional regulator, translating to MDRDTLKRALENADLTSYEAEAYLALVDYGRLPAVDVAKKSDVPTSQVYDTLRSLESKGFVETIDQDRLHAEPSDPVDILTHLRERGELFTDAAEELEDRWEEPDLNDHRVGVVKHAETVLDRARAQIRETDVAVEVALTADQFDALRSDLNAAADRDVVVHVAIYYEPDLAERSEAWDLSKPNLEMRVVKIPGPFIAILDRSQTYFAPNSRAGENYGILIHDDILSFINHWYFQTCLWYSWAPLSANQQTPKTYISLKEFIRDVTSLFHDGADIVVTVSGIGVDSREFQTVTGTVTDIYYPNVYRNDSPSLERLSTYAVVTLEADGEEVVVGGWGAVFEDLEAQKITLEAISFDNPVQS from the coding sequence ATGGACCGCGACACACTCAAACGGGCGCTGGAAAACGCCGACCTCACTAGCTACGAGGCGGAGGCGTACCTCGCGCTCGTGGACTACGGACGGCTGCCAGCCGTCGACGTGGCGAAGAAGTCGGACGTGCCGACGTCGCAGGTGTACGATACGCTCCGGTCGCTGGAGTCGAAGGGGTTCGTGGAGACCATCGACCAGGACCGATTGCACGCAGAACCGTCGGACCCCGTCGACATCCTCACGCACCTGCGCGAACGCGGCGAACTGTTCACCGACGCCGCCGAGGAACTCGAAGACCGGTGGGAGGAACCGGACCTCAACGACCACCGCGTCGGCGTCGTCAAGCACGCCGAGACAGTGCTGGACCGCGCCCGAGCACAGATTCGGGAGACGGACGTGGCCGTCGAGGTGGCGCTGACGGCCGACCAGTTCGACGCGCTCCGGTCCGACCTGAACGCGGCCGCCGACCGCGACGTGGTCGTCCACGTCGCCATCTACTACGAACCGGACTTGGCCGAGCGAAGCGAGGCGTGGGACCTCTCGAAACCGAACCTCGAGATGCGCGTCGTCAAGATACCCGGGCCGTTCATCGCCATCCTCGACCGGAGTCAGACGTACTTCGCGCCGAACTCGCGCGCCGGGGAGAACTACGGCATCCTCATTCACGACGACATCCTCTCGTTTATCAACCACTGGTACTTCCAGACCTGCCTCTGGTACTCGTGGGCACCGCTGTCCGCGAACCAGCAGACGCCGAAGACATACATCAGCCTCAAGGAGTTCATCCGCGACGTGACCTCGCTGTTCCACGACGGCGCAGACATCGTCGTGACCGTCTCGGGCATCGGCGTCGACAGCAGGGAGTTCCAGACGGTCACGGGGACGGTCACGGACATCTACTACCCGAACGTGTACCGCAACGATTCCCCGTCGCTCGAACGCCTCTCGACGTACGCGGTGGTGACGCTCGAAGCGGACGGGGAGGAAGTCGTCGTCGGCGGTTGGGGCGCGGTGTTCGAGGACCTCGAAGCGCAGAAGATAACGCTGGAGGCGATTTCGTTCGACAACCCGGTTCAGTCGTAG